A window of Rhinolophus ferrumequinum isolate MPI-CBG mRhiFer1 chromosome X, mRhiFer1_v1.p, whole genome shotgun sequence contains these coding sequences:
- the LOC117025683 gene encoding rRNA-processing protein FCF1 homolog, protein MGKQKKTRKYATMKRMLSLRDQRLKEKDRLKPKKKQKKDPSALKEREVPQHPSCLFFQYNTQLGPPYHILVDTNFINFSIKAKLDLVQSMMDCLYAKCIPCITDCVMAEIEKLRQKYRVALRIAKDPRFERLPCTHKGTYADDCLVQRVTQHKCYIVATVDRDLK, encoded by the coding sequence AtggggaagcaaaagaaaacaaggaagtatGCGACCATGAAGCGAATGCTTAGTCTCAGAGATCAGAGGCTGAAAGAAAAGGATAGGttaaaacctaaaaagaaacaaaagaaagatcccAGTGCACTCAAGGAAAGAGAAGTCCCCCAACACCCTTCCTGCCTATTCTTCCAGTATAACACACAGCTGGGCCCACCTTACCACATCCTGGTTGATACCAATTTTATCAACTTTTCCATTAAAGCCAAACTAGACTTAGTTCAGTCAATGATGGACTGTCTGTATGCCAAGTGTATCCCTTGTATAACTGACTGTGTAATGGCTGAaattgagaaactgaggcaaaagtaTCGAGTGGCTCTAAGGATTGCCAAGGATCCAAGATTTGAACGATTACCATGCACACACAAAGGAACCTATGCAGATGACTGCTTAGTACAGAGAGTAACTCAGCACAAGTGTTACATTGTGGCTACGGTGGACCGGGACCTTAAATGA